From a region of the Cyclopterus lumpus isolate fCycLum1 chromosome 5, fCycLum1.pri, whole genome shotgun sequence genome:
- the LOC117730439 gene encoding high mobility group protein B2-like, which produces MAKDPNKPRGRTSSYAFFVATCREEHKKKHPGTSVGFAEFSKKCSERWKTISAKEKVKFEDMAKNDKVRYDGEMETYIPPHGAPGKGKKKKDPNAPKRPPSAFFVFCSDHRPRIKEENPGISIGGMAKKLGEFWSTQTTQSKVPYEARAGTLKEKYEKDVAAYKARSGLGKSDVGKKSGSGRPAAKKAEPIDDDDDDEEDDDDEEDDDEDDDDD; this is translated from the coding sequence ATGGCCAAGGACCCGAACAAGCCCCGAGGAAGGACCTCCTCGTACGCCTTCTTTGTTGCGACGTGCCGCGaggagcacaaaaaaaaacacccgggAACCAGCGTCGGCTTCGCGGAGTTTTCCAAGAAATGCTCCGAGCGATGGAAGACCATCTCGGCCAAGGAGAAGGTGAAGTTCGAGGATATGGCGAAGAACGACAAGGTCCGGTACGACGGCGAGATGGAGACGTACATCCCGCCCCACGGGGCTCCGGGGaaaggcaagaagaagaaggacccCAACGCACCCAAAAGGCCACCGTCCGCTTTCTTTGTGTTCTGCTCCGATCACCGTCCCAGGATCAAGGAGGAGAACCCGGGCATCTCCATTGGAGGCATGGCCAAGAAGCTCGGCGAGTTCTGGTCCACGCAGACCACCCAGAGCAAGGTTCCGTACGAGGCCCGCGCCGGCACGCTGAAGGAGAAATACGAGAAGGATGTGGCGGCGTACAAAGCCCGGAGCGGCTTGGGGAAGAGCGACGTCGGCAAGAAGAGCGGCTCCGGCAGGCCCGCCGCCAAGAAAGCGGAGCCCatcgacgacgacgacgacgacgaggaggatgacgacgacgaggaggacgacgatgaagacgacgacgatgactga